In Methanococcoides sp. LMO-2, a single window of DNA contains:
- a CDS encoding monomethylamine transporter, giving the protein MADEALYHNKLKQDAGIILVVLGLLYFSETYIVYNILSTLWGEVPELGMIWPIYIVFYLLLLGIETIGCVRVYNSIKEHMFDFEYYD; this is encoded by the coding sequence ATGGCAGATGAAGCATTATATCATAACAAATTGAAACAGGATGCAGGAATTATCCTGGTTGTATTGGGACTGCTGTATTTCTCTGAGACGTACATTGTCTACAATATCCTGTCAACACTCTGGGGTGAAGTTCCTGAACTTGGTATGATCTGGCCAATATACATCGTATTCTACCTGCTGTTGCTGGGTATAGAAACGATCGGATGTGTAAGGGTCTACAACTCCATCAAGGAACACATGTTCGACTTTGAATATTATGACTGA
- a CDS encoding methyltransferase cognate corrinoid protein, translating to MGNQELFDKLKNAIVNQDINGCPAATQEALDAGITAFDIINQGLAPGMKIVGDKFEAAEIYLPQIMMSAKAMNGAMEILEPILAEEKTGEGVGMAVTFVQEGDIHDIGHRLVTTMLGANGFDILDLGTDIPNEDVVEAIAKNKGKKMILVGSALMTTSMLGQKDVVRLLEEENLRDAVKIMFGGAPVTDEWIAEIGADGTAENAAEAARVALELMSA from the coding sequence ATGGGAAATCAGGAACTTTTTGACAAACTTAAAAATGCGATCGTAAACCAGGATATCAACGGATGCCCGGCAGCAACCCAGGAAGCACTCGATGCAGGAATCACTGCTTTCGACATTATCAACCAGGGATTGGCACCAGGTATGAAGATCGTCGGTGACAAATTCGAAGCAGCAGAGATCTACCTCCCACAGATCATGATGTCTGCAAAAGCAATGAACGGTGCAATGGAGATCCTTGAACCTATCCTCGCTGAAGAGAAGACCGGAGAAGGTGTTGGAATGGCTGTAACCTTCGTACAGGAAGGAGACATTCACGATATCGGCCACCGTCTTGTCACAACTATGCTCGGTGCAAACGGATTTGACATCCTGGACCTCGGAACAGATATTCCAAATGAGGATGTTGTCGAGGCAATTGCAAAGAACAAGGGTAAGAAGATGATCCTTGTAGGTTCCGCACTTATGACAACCTCAATGCTCGGCCAGAAGGACGTAGTAAGGTTACTTGAAGAAGAAAACCTCAGGGATGCGGTCAAGATCATGTTCGGTGGCGCACCAGTCACAGACGAATGGATCGCAGAGATCGGAGCAGACGGCACAGCCGAAAATGCAGCAGAGGCAGCCAGAGTAGCACTTGAACTTATGAGCGCATAA
- a CDS encoding APC family permease produces MSENSNEPIELVKTLRPYHVWALGVGIVLVGEYMGWNFTVAKGGIMGSLFALLVAGTMYVMVSLCASELGSSTKLAGGPYDWARLFVGPGAAAIVGLAVYMEYIALEAADAIVVAWIAQSIFPEIQTFPVTLLVIAALTFMNYRGVVAALNLNFALTFTALLAIIVFFFMNIAGAAGGAWNPANLISGAMPNGFVGIFAALQFGPWFYLGIEGAAMCAEECKHPTRAIPLGQQAGMITLLLAAGMTLYTCAGFIPTEMLGVSAYPLYEAATQSGVKFLIAFLAVGTLFTCLASANGTVCDSSRSWFALSRDHFLTPWFSAVHPRYSTPYRAVIFTMPIAIAFAFSGFLDQVITFSITSGLVCYVMIPFSLIRFRKMFPEHTQKVRPFVGPLQPYLAYFTIFLAIVIMSTLNWGYSYNLVFGLVFYVVAYFYFSWRYRSIESKHDWGEDLGWPEPAHRR; encoded by the coding sequence ATGTCTGAAAATTCGAATGAACCGATCGAACTGGTAAAGACGCTACGTCCATACCATGTGTGGGCACTTGGTGTCGGTATCGTGTTGGTCGGTGAATACATGGGTTGGAACTTTACAGTTGCAAAAGGTGGTATTATGGGATCACTCTTTGCACTCCTGGTTGCCGGTACCATGTATGTAATGGTTTCATTGTGTGCTAGTGAACTGGGTTCATCCACTAAACTTGCAGGAGGACCTTATGATTGGGCGAGATTATTCGTAGGGCCGGGTGCGGCTGCTATTGTAGGTCTTGCCGTATATATGGAGTATATTGCTCTGGAAGCTGCTGATGCTATTGTCGTAGCATGGATAGCGCAATCGATATTCCCGGAGATACAAACGTTCCCGGTCACATTGCTTGTTATCGCAGCATTGACATTTATGAACTACCGCGGAGTTGTAGCGGCATTAAATCTTAACTTTGCTTTAACATTTACAGCATTATTGGCAATTATTGTGTTCTTCTTTATGAACATTGCAGGAGCAGCTGGTGGAGCATGGAACCCTGCAAACCTGATATCAGGTGCTATGCCAAACGGATTTGTAGGAATATTCGCAGCATTGCAGTTCGGTCCTTGGTTCTACCTTGGTATCGAAGGAGCAGCAATGTGTGCAGAAGAATGTAAGCACCCTACCAGAGCTATCCCACTGGGACAGCAGGCCGGTATGATCACACTGTTGCTTGCAGCAGGTATGACACTTTACACCTGTGCAGGATTTATTCCAACAGAGATGCTTGGTGTTTCTGCTTACCCACTCTATGAAGCAGCAACACAAAGCGGAGTAAAGTTCCTTATAGCATTCCTTGCAGTAGGTACACTCTTTACCTGTCTGGCAAGTGCTAATGGTACTGTCTGTGACTCATCAAGATCATGGTTCGCCCTTTCAAGGGACCACTTCCTTACACCATGGTTCTCAGCAGTACACCCAAGGTACAGCACCCCATACAGGGCAGTTATCTTTACAATGCCAATTGCAATTGCATTTGCATTCAGTGGTTTCCTTGACCAGGTCATTACGTTCTCGATCACATCAGGACTGGTATGTTATGTGATGATCCCATTCTCCCTGATACGCTTCAGGAAGATGTTCCCGGAACACACACAAAAGGTACGTCCATTTGTCGGACCACTACAGCCTTACCTTGCATACTTCACAATCTTCCTTGCGATCGTGATCATGTCAACACTGAACTGGGGTTACAGCTACAACCTCGTCTTCGGACTGGTATTCTATGTAGTAGCATACTTCTACTTCAGCTGGAGATACAGAAGTATAGAATCAAAGCACGACTGGGGAGAAGACCTTGGATGGCCTGAACCTGCACACAGGAGATGA